CCGTTCAAGGTATTTCTTGCTCATAACCATCTGCTTGCTTGGTTTTCCATTCTCTAAATCGTTAAGTGTGgtgcatttattttttattttttggctACTTGATTCGTTTTTCAGGAGTCCTTCAAGTGACGTTGAAAATCCTGGGAACAATTTATACGTCACCGGTTTGTCACCTCGAGTGACTAAAAGAGAGCTAGAGAAGCATTTTTCTGCCGAGGGAACAGTACGTTcttggcttcttcttctttttctttttctttcttggctTATATACTTAGTGGCCGAGTATATCTTTTGTCCTTTTGTGTTGATGATTGAAAGTATGGACTATTTTATCAGTTCttgtgattttcttttaactctccAGGTGCTAGATGTTCATCTTGTGGCTGATCCGTGGACTAGAGAATCTCGTGGATTTGGATTCATTACCATGTCTAGTAATGACGAGGCTGAACGATGCATCAAATATCTGAATCGATCTGTACTTGAAGGTCGTATAATTACTGTAGAAAAGGTAAACATTGAACCAAGTAttatttcttagacttagggtGCTTCTCATTATTACTGTTGTCTTGTTCTTTAACTTTGAATATTTACAAAATCTCTGGAcgagatttgaattttgctTCTATGCACTTGAAGTTTTTTTGACAGCAGGTGAGCTGTGTGTAGCAGCTCTTCATCAAACTCAAAACTACAACTAAACAATCGAAACAAACACATGAAGTCTCAGAACATTGGGGTTGTATGCCCTGCATCTCTTTATTTCTGCCAATTGAATCATGTGTTATCTCAGTATTTTAgcccctctttttttttttctttttctttttctttttctttttcctgttTGTCTCTCTACACTATGACTTCAGCCCCTGCTGGTACTTCTCTTAGATGGATGTTTGAGTTAtctcattttttatctttaataatttgataggCTCGAAGACGGAGAGGTAGAACCCCAACTCCTGGGAAATATCTTGGACTTGTTAGAACAGTTAGTGGTGAGATTTTAATCTAATGCTGGCTTATTGCTGTGAAGTGTGTTGATATTTCTGTCTAATCCGTTTCATTCTAACAGAGAGACACAGGTCGTCGCACAGCTACTCTTCTCGGCGTTCTCCTAGCTACTCTCCATATAGAAGCTCGAGTTGCTCATCTCATTATTCATCTGATCGTAGCAGGAGTAGATCCTATTCTGTTGACCGACGCCAAAGATCGTTCTCCCCTTATAGCCGTCGAAGATATGATTCTCCGGACTATAGGCATCATAGGTCATATTCTCGATCCCGCACACCGTATAGGTTACCTACCAGGAGACGCGACAGGTCTTACTCACCTTATGACTGTTATTCGCCTGAACCTTACTATAGAAGGCACAGGCATTGGTCCCGGTCATATTCTCGATCCCGCTCACCGCATAGGACACCTACCAGGAGATGTGACAGGTCTTACTCACCTTATGATTGTTATTCCCCTGAACCTTACTATAGAAGGCACAGGCATCGGTCCCCTGAACCCTACTACAGAAGGCGCATGCATCGATCCCCTGAACCCTACTACAGAAGGCACAAGTATCGGTCAGTTTCTAGGAGCCTTTCACCGAGGAGGAGAACCTTAAGGAGCTACTCTCGCAGCCCCTCCCAGGAATCGAGGAGTAGTTATTCACATAGCATTTCCTCTGAACGAAGCAGTAGATCAGGGAGCTATTCACGCAGTGTTTCTCCTGAATCAAGGGGCTCAAGGAGTCGCTCTTGCAGCCATACCCCGAGACGACATTATGAGAGTCCACGTAAG
This portion of the Cucurbita pepo subsp. pepo cultivar mu-cu-16 unplaced genomic scaffold, ASM280686v2 Cp4.1_scaffold000425, whole genome shotgun sequence genome encodes:
- the LOC111785269 gene encoding serine/arginine-rich splicing factor SR45a-like → MSYSRRSRYSRSPSYKRSVSRSLSRSRSRSRSPSSDVENPGNNLYVTGLSPRVTKRELEKHFSAEGTVLDVHLVADPWTRESRGFGFITMSSNDEAERCIKYLNRSVLEGRIITVEKARRRRGRTPTPGKYLGLVRTVSERHRSSHSYSSRRSPSYSPYRSSSCSSHYSSDRSRSRSYSVDRRQRSFSPYSRRRYDSPDYRHHRSYSRSRTPYRLPTRRRDRSYSPYDCYSPEPYYRRHRHWSRSYSRSRSPHRTPTRRCDRSYSPYDCYSPEPYYRRHRHRSPEPYYRRRMHRSPEPYYRRHKYRSVSRSLSPRRRTLRSYSRSPSQESRSSYSHSISSERSSRSGSYSRSVSPESRGSRSRSCSHTPRRHYESPRKRGRSGGSQSRSQSVVSRSVSPVSPA